In the Drosophila gunungcola strain Sukarami unplaced genomic scaffold, Dgunungcola_SK_2 000001F, whole genome shotgun sequence genome, one interval contains:
- the LOC128262916 gene encoding carbohydrate sulfotransferase 11, with amino-acid sequence MLIRLRYGRRLQTYLKIGACVLVGLCYFAFLFRESLNAYEHRERATAAELEAESEPSKQQLKLKRQQLARQRILAKKEQEKATTGGNASAGSSSPMAAVPPPPPASTLNPVYEYSEELHSRTERELQRRSEHLAAVCDRYNLQEKYPPNPWEFFVSPGHNNLVWCNVFKAASSTWMYYFNILAGYDVRFLQRTETQPLELARKRYPRPELGELMELLPSALSFLFVRDPFERILSAYRNKLEGNKNTFYKALGTKIVHRYRKRNLGGPWPRCGPTFEEFVRFLIAEQAAGKRFDEHWAPVYSFCTPCSVNFTIIGKTETFQRDSEFIIRQAGLESLLLGLGQLPQRKQRKIGNQARSGVKSEALVERYFADLDRSTLDQLLKIYRIDFELFDYDYRKYYDMVHPWSLEQSTSATGALASAPAGSTSTTPSIALGGQSHPRSQHVGSNQFAIDES; translated from the exons ATGCTCATCCGCCTGCGCTATGGAAGACGCCTGCAGACCTATCTGAAGATAGGTGCCTGTGTGCTGGTGGGCCTGTGCTACTTCGCCTTCCTCTTCCGGGAGTCCCTCAATGCCTACGAGCACCGGGAGCGGGCGACGGCCGCCGAACTGGAGGCGGAGTCGGAGCCGTCGAAGCAGCAGCTCAAACTCAAGCGGCAGCAGCTGGCACGCCAGCGGATCTTGGCCAAGAAGGAGCAGGAGAAGGCCACCACTGGGGGCAATGCCAGTGCCGGAAGCTCATCGCCAATGGCTGCAgttcctccgcctccgccggCCAGCACCCTCAATCCCGTCTACGAATACTCCGAGGAGCTGCACAGCCGCACGGAGCGGGAACTGCAAAGGAGGAGCGAACACCTGGCCGCCGTCTGCGATCGCTACAATCTGCAGGAGAAGTATCCACCGAATCCCTGGGAGTTCTTCGTCTCGCCCGGTCACAATAATCTCGTCTG GTGCAATGTCTTCAAGGCGGCTTCAAGTACGTGGATGTATTACTTTAATATACTTG ccGGCTACGATGTGAGGTTCCTGCAGCGAACGGAGACGCAGCCATTGGAGCTGGCCAGGAAGCGCTATCCGCGGCCGGAACTGGGCGAACTGATGGAGCTGCTGCCCAGTGCGCTGTCCTTCCTCTTCGTGCGCGATCCCTTCGAGCGGATATTGAGTGCGTACCGCAACAAGCTGGAGGGCAACAAGAACACCTTCTACAAGGCGCTGGGCACCAAGATAGTGCATCGCTATCGGAAGCGGAACTTGGGCGGACCCTGGCCTCGGTGTGGACCCACCTTCGAGGAGTTTGTGCGATTCCTGATCGCCGAACAGGCGGCGGGCAAGCGATTCGACGAGCACTGGGCACCGGTGTACAGCTTCTGCACGCCCTGCAGCGTTAACTTCACCATCATTGGCAAAACGGAGACATTCCAGCGCGACTCGGAGTTCATCATCCGACAGGCGGGACTGGAATCGCTGCTCTTGGGATTGGGCCAGCTGCCGCAGCGGAAGCAGCGCAAGATTGGCAACCAGGCCCGAAGTGGCGTCAAATCGGAGGCCCTGGTCGAGCGTTACTTTGCCGATCTCGACCGCTCAACGTTGGACCAATTGCTCAAGATATATCGCATCGATTTCGAGCTGTTTGACTACGACTACCGCAAGTACTACGACATGGTGCATCCGTGGAGTCTGGAGCAGAGCACATCCGCAACTGGAGCTCTGGCTTCAGCTCCAGCCGGATCCACCAGCACCACCCCCTCTATAGCTTTGGGTGGACAGTCCCACCCAAGGTCACAGCACGTAGGGTCAAACCAGTTCGCCATCGATGAGTCGTAA